One region of Salvia miltiorrhiza cultivar Shanhuang (shh) chromosome 3, IMPLAD_Smil_shh, whole genome shotgun sequence genomic DNA includes:
- the LOC131016189 gene encoding EID1-like F-box protein 3 yields the protein METQHVLDRPHLVFHVSQPVIKSVFPGVESCCCRGERERGMGEWGSASQVLRLSESANSGLLNERVLFLVFEYMKWDIRTLCRVAAVSWKLRALAKRLLWRELCIYRAPRMIATLTEGATNSRIIGGWPALAKLLFFCGGCESTRHFRLSRPSPGHFAEESRFSKTSGRSFLSKSCRGDVLYVSDPCEHAAGGGGEDAERHDDVGVYRGVFRAFFKSRTRECLIRKRIEFEEGMRCPYCAARVWSMTAARLIPQKTAARKLGSSDGAVEYFVCLNGHLHGVCWLVHLSSDDGGDEDEDEDGSFCSDDDGGGGGRPSDQRNYIGRANNGKVTN from the coding sequence ATGGAAACGCAGCACGTGCTCGATCGCCCGCATTTAGTTTTCCACGTGTCCCAGCCCGTTATAAAATCCGTTTTCCCCGGCGTAGAGAGTTGTTGTTGccggggagagagagagagaggaatggGGGAGTGGGGGAGTGCGAGTCAGGTGCTGAGACTCAGTGAGTCGGCCAACTCGGGCCTGCTCAACGAGCGAGTTCTGTTTCTAGTGTTCGAGTACATGAAGTGGGACATCCGCACGCTCTGCCGCGTGGCAGCGGTGAGCTGGAAGCTCCGCGCGCTGGCCAAGCGCCTCCTCTGGCGGGAGCTCTGCATCTACCGCGCGCCGCGGATGATCGCCACGCTCACGGAGGGGGCGACCAACAGCCGGATCATCGGCGGATGGCCGGCGCTGGCCAAGCTCCTCTTCTTCTGCGGCGGATGCGAGTCGACTCGCCATTTCCGACTGAGTCGCCCTTCGCCGGGGCACTTCGCGGAGGAGTCGCGATTCTCGAAGACGTCGGGAAGGAGCTTTTTGTCCAAGAGCTGCAGAGGCGACGTGCTGTACGTGAGCGATCCGTGCGAGCACgctgccggcggcggcggcgaggacGCGGAGAGGCACGATGACGTCGGTGTTTACCGAGGGGTATTTAGGGCATTTTTCAAGTCGCGGACGCGGGAGTGCCTAATCAGGAAGCGGATCGAGTTCGAGGAAGGGATGCGGTGCCCCTACTGCGCCGCCAGGGTGTGGAGTATGACGGCGGCGCGGCTGATCCCGCAAAAAACCGCCGCGAGGAAGCTCGGATCCAGCGACGGCGCGGTGGAGTACTTCGTGTGCCTAAACGGCCACCTCCACGGCGTGTGCTGGCTGGTGCATCTGTCCTCCGACGACGGCGGCGATGAGGATGAAGACGAGGACGGCAGCTTCTGCAGCGAtgacgacggcggcggcggcgggaggCCTTCGGATCAGCGGAATTACATAGGTCGTGCTAACAACGGTAAGGTAACTAATTGA